The segment CCTGGTCGGCCGAGGGCTTCCAGACCTGGCTGGCCCTGGTCCTCACCGCCTTCGGCACCCCCCTGCGGATGGTGATGAGCGCGCCCGGCACCAGGGCGGACACCATCTCCAGCGACAGCCACCTGATCATGTACGTGGTCGCGCTGGGCTGGCTGCTGGCGCTCTGGGGCGGCCAGCACCTCACCGCCCGGGCCCGCCGCCGTACCGCCGCCGAGCCGACCGCGGCCGCGGCCGGCCTCCAGGCGCTGCGCACCGGCGCGCTGTCCGCCGCCCTCGCGCTGCTGCTGGGCCTGCTGGCCGGCCACGACGCGGACACCGGCGGGAAGAGCGCCGAGCTGAAGGTCGAGCTCGGCCCCGCGCTGCTGCCGCTGGCGCTGTCCGCGGGCCTGGCCGCGGCCGTCGTGGTGCTGGCCGTGGACGGCGCGCCCGCGCTGCGCGCCGAGGCCGCCCGGCGCGGGTGGCTGGGCAGCCTGCTGCTCGCCTGGCAGCACGCCTCCCGGGTGGTCGGCGGCCTGCTGGTGCTGCTCACCGCCGTCGCGCTGGTGGTGCAGCTCTCCTCCGACACGGCCTTCCCGGACAGCGGCTCGCTGGGCCTGGTCACCAACAACGGCCTGCTGCTCCACGGCGTCGGCAGCGGCGCGACCCTGCTGTCCGCCGGCGCCTTCGGGCTCGGCCACCGGTCGATGTCGCTGTTCGACCTGGGCGGCCACGGCAGCGGCTGGTGGTGCGCGGTGCTGCTGCCGCTGGCCGCCGCGCTGGCGCTCGGCTGGTCCGCGCACCGGGGCCGGCTGGGCCGGCGCGACCGGGCCGTGCTCGCGGGCCTGTACGCGGTGCTCACCGCCGCCCTGCTGCTCGGCACCTCGATCTGGGCCGCCCAGAGCCGGAGCGGCGCCGCCCAGGTCGGCGGGTTCTCGCTGCGGGACCGGGACGCCCTCGGCTGGTCGCTGCCGTCGGTGCTGGTCGCCTGCGCGCTCTGGGCGCTGCTCGGCGCGCTGGTGGTGCCCGCCGTGCTGGACGCCGTGCGCGGCACCCCCGTACCGGTGCCCGCCCCGGCCGCCCCCGCCGTCCCGCCCGCGCCGCCCGTCCCGCCGATGCCCGCCGCACCGCCGCTGCCCGGGCAGACCGTGACCGACACCCTCGCGCACGGGTCGGTCGAGCTGGTGGTCGACGTGCCGCCGGCCGCCGCCGCCGTCGCCGACCAGGGCGGGGACCCGCACGCCGCGTACCGGCGCCCGGACGCCGGCTGAGCCCGCAGGGCCCCCGGACAGGGCAAAGGGCCCCGCGGGGGAACGGGGCCCTTTGTCGCAGCACTCGGCGTCAGGGCCGCGCCGGTGCTGGGAGACGGCGCCGGGGGAGGAGCGCCGTCCGGGAAGGATGGTCATGGCACGCGCCGGGGCCGTCCGGGCCTCACGGAGCGTGAAAGGGGGCCGTGCGGGTCGACGGCCTCATCGCGGCCGGGGGTGTACGGTGAGCCCCCGCCTCCCAGCATCGTCGTGGACGAGGGCCTTGCCGTGCAACCGATTCGGCGTAAAAGAAAGGATGGACGGAACAGGACACGGCGCGGGGGAGCGCCGGACCGGACCGCCAAGGGGTGGTCACCGTCCGTGATAACGGCTTGCGGGGCGTACCGGGGCGTACGCCGGAGCGGGCGGCTGACTGAGGTGTGGCGGCCGGCACCGGTACCGGCCGCCACACCCCGGGTCCGCCCGGTCGCGGACGGGGTCGCTGTCCCCTGCTGACCCGACCGCGGCACCGGGGCGCGGTCCCACGGCGGGCCCGTGCCCGCCACGCGCACCCGGTGGACCGGAAATGATCCACGCGTGGTTCCGCCGCCCGGTGCGGCCCGCACCTGGAGGGTGCCGGCGTCTCGTGCGGTCTCCCGGTGCAACGATTCGCCCGCCCGGCCGGTCACGGGCGGCGGTGCGGGCAGTCGGGTGAAAGCGTCCCGGTAGACTCGGGGGCGACACCCCCTTGTACCGCCGCCGGAAGGCCGTCTGTGTCCGCTGATACACCCGCCCAGTCCGCACCCGAGAACGACACCGTCCTGGTCGTCGACTTCGGTGCCCAGTACGCCCAGCTCATCGCCCGTCGGGTGCGTGAGGCGCGGGTCTACAGCGAGATCGTGCCGAGCTCCATGCCGGTCGCCGAGATGCTCGCCAAGAACCCGAAGGCGATCATCCTCTCCGGCGGTCCGTCGTCGGTGTACGAGGAAGGCGCCCCGCAGCTCGACCGCGCGCTCTTCGAGGCCGGCGTCCCGGTCTTCGGCATGTGCTACGGCTTCCAGCTGATGGCCAAGACCCTCGGCGGCACCGTCGACAACAGCGGCGCCCGCGAGTACGGCCGCACCGCGCTGACCGTCACCCGCTCCGG is part of the Kitasatospora cineracea genome and harbors:
- a CDS encoding zinc ribbon domain-containing protein gives rise to the protein MPICQSCGAASPDPAVTCANCGRPVAAPAIGDVVEDTGTAAAGPSPWGAGRVHHPRELPVLSRGWLTAGRVLIAPTALLVLAAVIGAGSDDGRAGSEIFATAWSAEGFQTWLALVLTAFGTPLRMVMSAPGTRADTISSDSHLIMYVVALGWLLALWGGQHLTARARRRTAAEPTAAAAGLQALRTGALSAALALLLGLLAGHDADTGGKSAELKVELGPALLPLALSAGLAAAVVVLAVDGAPALRAEAARRGWLGSLLLAWQHASRVVGGLLVLLTAVALVVQLSSDTAFPDSGSLGLVTNNGLLLHGVGSGATLLSAGAFGLGHRSMSLFDLGGHGSGWWCAVLLPLAAALALGWSAHRGRLGRRDRAVLAGLYAVLTAALLLGTSIWAAQSRSGAAQVGGFSLRDRDALGWSLPSVLVACALWALLGALVVPAVLDAVRGTPVPVPAPAAPAVPPAPPVPPMPAAPPLPGQTVTDTLAHGSVELVVDVPPAAAAVADQGGDPHAAYRRPDAG